GGGTTTTATATAAAGGGATTTCAAAAGGAATAGAAAAATTAGCAAAAATTGCTATGCCAGCTCTTTTTCTATTTGCAGTAATAATTGCAATAAGAGTTATAACACTTGGAACTCCAGATCCCTCTCATCCAGAAAATTCTGTTAGCAATGGATTTGGTTTTATATGGAATCCAGACTTTACAAAATTAGGTGATCCAAAAATCTGGTTAGCTGCTGCAGGTCAAATATTTTTTACCCTATCACTCGGTATGGGAACAATTCAAGCTTATGCAAGCTATCTTAAACCTAAAGATGATATAGTTCTTTCTGGTTTAGCAACATCTGCCACAAATGAATTTGCAGAAGTAATACTCGGTGGTTCAATTGCAATTCCAATTGCTGTTGCATTTTTTGGTATTCCAACAACAATGGATATGGCTAAAGGTGGAGCTTTCGATTTAGGGTTTGCATCAATGCCTCTTGTATTCGAACGAATTCCATTTGGTGAAATATTTGGTTTCTTATGGTTTATTTTATTATTCTTTGCTGGTATTACTTCTTCTGTAGCAATGGGTCAACCCATTATAGCTTTCCTTGAAGATGAATTTGGAATGGATAGAAAAAAAGCAGTTACAACTTTAGGTGTGGGAGTATTTATCTCAATTCAATTTGTAGTTTTCTTTCTTCAATTTGGATATCTTAATGAATTAGATTACTGGGCTGGTACTTTTGGTCTGGTAGTGTTTGCTTTAGCCGAATCAATTTTATTCATGTGGGTATTTGGTGCAGAAAAAGCATGGAAAGAAATGAATGAAGGTGGTGATATTCAAATTCCAAAATTATTCTTTTATGTAATGAAATATATTACTCCAACATTATTACTTATTATTATGTTATGGTGGTTTATTAATGATGCAATACCAATTTTATTATTAAAAAATGTTGACCCATCAAATCATATATACATCTGGGGTGCAAGAATTTTTATGATATTATTATTTAGCATATTATGCTGGATGGTTAAAACAGCGTGGTCTAAAGAAAGGAAATAAAATAATTAGAAGGGTTGCCAAAAAATTGGCAACCCTGAATTTTTGTATCAACCAAAAAATGTTTCGGCAACTTTATAGAGTTCCATATCAACAGTTTTTAATTCACCAACTGCTTCTTCTAATTTTACTGCAACAATATCTTTACCTCTTAAAGCAGCCATGTATCCCCATTGACCTTTATGAACCAATTCAGCAGCAAATACTCCGAGTCTTGTTCCCAATACTCTATCAAATGCAGTTGGGCTACCACCTCTTTGAATGTAACCTAAAACAGTTGCTCTTGTTTCAAAACCAGTTCGTTTTTCAATTTCTTTTGCAATTACATTACCAATGCCACCTAATTTAACATGACCGAATGCATCTACTTCTACATCACTTAAAATTAAAGAACCATCTTTATCAACAGTTTCTTCAGTTTTAATTTTTGCGCCTTCAGCAATTACTACAATGCTAAATGTTTTTCCTCTTTGATGTCTTTTTGTAATAATCTCACAAACTTCGTTTAAATCAAATGGTTTTTCTGGAATTAAAATTACATCTGCTCCACCAGCAATGCCAGCATGAACTGCAATCCAGCCTGCATGACGACCCATTACTTCAACAACCATTACACGGTTATGTGATTCTGCTGTTGTATGCAATCTATCAATTGCTTCTGTAGCTATATTAACTGCTGTATCAAAACCAAAGGTATAATCTGTAGCATTAAGATCGTTATCAATAGTTTTAGGAACGCCAACTACTTTAACACCTGCTTTAAAAAGTTTTGATGCAACACCAAGAGTATCTTCGCCACCAATTGCAACCAAGCAATCAATACCAGCTTGTTTCATATTGTTAATTACTCTTGCTTCGCCATCTTTTTCTTTGTAAACATTTGTTCTTGATGTTCCTAAAATTGTTCCACCACGTGGTAAAATTCCCGATATAGCATCGAGATCCAGTGGCATAAAATTATTCTGGAGAATACCACGCCAACCTTCTCTAATTCCAATTGTTTCGTGACCATTCTGAATTGATTTTCTTACAACAGCTCTAATTACAGCATTAAGTCCCGGGCAATCACCCCCGCCAGTAAGAATTCCTATTTTCATTTTTTACTCCACTAATTATGAATTGAAAGTAATTTAAAATTTTAGATTAATTTCAGATTTGCAAATTTAGTAAGTAATTGTTTTGTACCATGTTCTTCAAATGCAATAGTAACTTTCTGCATATCACCAGTTCCATTTATAGCTAATATTTTTCCAATACCAAATACAGCATGAGAAACTCTACTTCCGACTCTCAAAGATCTTCTTTCCTGTTCGTAATAATCGTCATAACTTCCCTGATAATATTCATCGTATTCAACATTTGCTCCTGCTTTTCTTCTTCCTGCTCTTCTACTACCAGGACCATAAAGTTCAGTGTATGTAGATTTATCTAATTCATCAATAAATCTTGAACGACTTTGATAAGCAACTTCTCCAAAACGATAACGAGATCGTGCATAAGTTAAAAATACTTTTTGTTTAGCTCGAGTTAGAGCAACATAGAATAATCTTCTTTCTTCTTCTAATTTTGAATCGGAATCGAATTTTGGATTAAGCGGGAATATATCTTCTTCGAGACCAGTTATAAAGACAATCGGGAATTCCAGTCCTTTTGCACTATGAACTGTCATCAAAGTTACTGCATTAGATTTTTCATCATATTGATCTACACTTGTTACAAGCGATACTTCTGCAAGGAAATCGTCTAAAGTTGCGTTGGGATGTTCTCTACAATAATCATGAATTGCAGATATTAATTCTTGAACATTTTCATAATGAGCAAGCGACTCAGGAGTATTTTCTTCTTTATAAATTTTTAAGATGCCTAATTCGTCTATTAAAGCAGATGTTAATTCTCCAAGAGAAAGTTTATTTTTTAAGTCAATATATTTATCCAGAAATAATTTGAATTGTTTTACATTTTTCTGAATTCTTTCTTTAACCTCAATAACTTCAAAAACACGAGCCATTGTTGTAAATAATGATATGTTTAGTTTACGTGCAAAAGCTATCATCTTCGTAATCGAAGTATTACCAATTCCTCTCTGCGGGAAATTCATTATTCGCAATAAACTCTCTTCGTCATTAGGATTAGATAAGACTCTTAGATAAGCAATAATATCTTTAATTTCTTTCCTTCTGTAGAATTCAATTCCACCAACAATTTTATATGGTATACCTTCTCTTCTGAAAATATCTTCAAAAACACGTGATTGTGAATTTAATCTGTAAAAAATAGCAATATCACTTAATGATATTTTTCTTGTTGAAACTTCTTTTTTAATTCTTTTTGCAATTTGGAATGCTTCATCTTTTTCGTCTGTTGCTCGTATTAAAGTAATTTCTTCACCGTTATCATTTTCTGTCCACAGAGTTTTTGCAATCTGTTCAGTATTATTCTTTATAATTGAATCTGCAGCTGCAAGAATAATTTTTGTGGAGCGATAATTTTGTTCAAGTCGGAATATTTTAGCATCCTTGAAATCTTTTTTAAAGTTGAGCATATTTTTAATATCTGCACCACGCCAGCTATAAATACTTTGTGCATCATCTCCAACCACACAAATTCTGTCTTTAGGTGGACTTAATAATTTCAATAATTCATATTGAGCTTTATTGGTATCCTGATATTCATCAACCAGAATATATTTAAACATTTTTTTGTATTTCTGAAGAACTTTTGGTTCTTTTCTAAATAACTCAATAGGTTTGATCAGTAAATCATCAAAATCCATTGCGTTATTTTCAAAAAGTCGTTTATTGTATTCTTTATAAATTTCCAGGAATTTTCTATCGGTTAAAGAATTAGTCATTATCTTTTCAAAATCTTCAGGTAAAATCAACTGATTTTTAAGATGACTAATTCGATGTTGCACGCCATTTGGAGTTAAGCTTTCAAGGTTGATATTTAGATTCTGCATTACGTTTGAAACAAGAGAAACAGAATCTTCTCTATCATATATCGAATAGTTAGGTTTATAATTCAAATATTTAGATTCAGCTCTTAAAATTTTAGCTAAAATAGAATGAAAAGTCCCCATCCACAGTTGTTCTGCCTTTTTACCAATCAAGGCTTTGATACGCTCTTTCATTTCGCGGGCGGCTTTATTAGTAAACGTAAGAGCTAAAATTGACTCAGGTTCCATTCCTTTTTCTATTAGATAAGCAATTTTATAGGTTAGAACACGGGTTTTACCTGAGCCAGCCCCCGCTACTACCATATGTGGACCTGCATTATATTCTACAGCCTTACGCTGTTCTTCATTTAAATCATTTAGAAATTTCATAAGAAATGTAATTTTTAGTTAGTAAATTTAAATAAAACATCAGGTATTATCAATTAATTGAAGTAAAAAAGATTTGTTAGCTAAGAAATTTAAAAATTTCCTTTTTTTAATTTGCCTAAACCACCACCGAAAGTAGTCACCCATAAGTCATCATTTTTGTCTATCACAATTCCTGAAACTTCTTTACCTGGGATTTGTGAATTATACGTGTTATAAAATATTGCGTTCCCAGGATTATCATAAAATTTTGTAAGTCCATCTTTAGTACCAACCCAGATCATGTCATTTTTATCAACATAAATTGTTTCAATCAAATGCGACGATATTACATTTAGAGTAAGAACTTCCCAGAAACTTCCATTAAATTTAGTAAAACCACCTGTATACCCATTATTCTTACTTGGTGCATGAGCTACATAAACATTTCCCCTTCTATCACATTTAATTTCTTTAATTATGTTACCCACATTAATCGGTAATCCCATATTATTCATATTATAATGTGTCCAGCTGATACCATTAAATATACCAATTCCATTCGTACTTGTTCCAATCCATATTTTATTATCTTCATCTATTGCAATAGCAGTAATAAAATTTCCTGGTACTCCATTTTTGGTATTATATATTACCCAATTACTACCATTATACTTCACAAGTCCATTTTGAGTGCCAATCCATGTATTCCCATTTTTATCAAAAGCAATAGATGTTACATAATTATCTGGAAGATACGAAGTATAATCTATCCAATTAATACCATTATAAACCTGCAATCCTGTTGCAGTTGCTATCCATAATCTATTAAACCTATCAATGGCTAAATCATTGATATTATTATTCAATAAAGGTGAATTTTCATTATTAAAATATGACCAATTTTTCCCATCGAACTTACATAAACCTTTATCTCTTGTTCCAATCCATTTAATATTATTACTATCGACAACTATATCAGCTAAAAGATTTGAATTGATACCTGAGTTATTTGTTCGATAACTTACCCAAACACTTGTATCTTCAAGTGATAAGTGAAAAAATGATAGGATACTTCCTTTAATAAGAATATTGTTGCTATCAGCTCTGTGTAATCTTTTTGTGTATTTTATTTTATATAATCCA
This is a stretch of genomic DNA from Rosettibacter firmus. It encodes these proteins:
- a CDS encoding 6-phosphofructokinase, encoding MKIGILTGGGDCPGLNAVIRAVVRKSIQNGHETIGIREGWRGILQNNFMPLDLDAISGILPRGGTILGTSRTNVYKEKDGEARVINNMKQAGIDCLVAIGGEDTLGVASKLFKAGVKVVGVPKTIDNDLNATDYTFGFDTAVNIATEAIDRLHTTAESHNRVMVVEVMGRHAGWIAVHAGIAGGADVILIPEKPFDLNEVCEIITKRHQRGKTFSIVVIAEGAKIKTEETVDKDGSLILSDVEVDAFGHVKLGGIGNVIAKEIEKRTGFETRATVLGYIQRGGSPTAFDRVLGTRLGVFAAELVHKGQWGYMAALRGKDIVAVKLEEAVGELKTVDMELYKVAETFFG
- a CDS encoding two-component regulator propeller domain-containing protein translates to MSNRILIKILFIGLLSFISCEREVYNSEPEELPVKNVSIYIDSKPAGALIYVNNKNTGLKTPAKLNWLEEGENKFTLKLDLFKDTTLYIFLKSDEVDSVLVNYYLNPGHYGKVYCTSFPSGADIYLNDSLLNLKTPATVYNLFPGLYKIKYTKRLHRADSNNILIKGSILSFFHLSLEDTSVWVSYRTNNSGINSNLLADIVVDSNNIKWIGTRDKGLCKFDGKNWSYFNNENSPLLNNNINDLAIDRFNRLWIATATGLQVYNGINWIDYTSYLPDNYVTSIAFDKNGNTWIGTQNGLVKYNGSNWVIYNTKNGVPGNFITAIAIDEDNKIWIGTSTNGIGIFNGISWTHYNMNNMGLPINVGNIIKEIKCDRRGNVYVAHAPSKNNGYTGGFTKFNGSFWEVLTLNVISSHLIETIYVDKNDMIWVGTKDGLTKFYDNPGNAIFYNTYNSQIPGKEVSGIVIDKNDDLWVTTFGGGLGKLKKGNF
- a CDS encoding sodium-dependent transporter codes for the protein MNNEKPREQWGSRIGLILAVAGNAIGLGNFLRFPVQAAQNGGGAFMIPYFVSFLLLGIPLMWMEWGIGRYGGKFKHGSAPGMFDVLWKNKIAKYIGALGLFQSTVILIYYTYIESWTLGYSFFSITKSYFGLENFAEMKSFLYAYQGRLSNQYFTSVATAYFFMLITFSLNLWVLYKGISKGIEKLAKIAMPALFLFAVIIAIRVITLGTPDPSHPENSVSNGFGFIWNPDFTKLGDPKIWLAAAGQIFFTLSLGMGTIQAYASYLKPKDDIVLSGLATSATNEFAEVILGGSIAIPIAVAFFGIPTTMDMAKGGAFDLGFASMPLVFERIPFGEIFGFLWFILLFFAGITSSVAMGQPIIAFLEDEFGMDRKKAVTTLGVGVFISIQFVVFFLQFGYLNELDYWAGTFGLVVFALAESILFMWVFGAEKAWKEMNEGGDIQIPKLFFYVMKYITPTLLLIIMLWWFINDAIPILLLKNVDPSNHIYIWGARIFMILLFSILCWMVKTAWSKERK
- a CDS encoding ATP-dependent helicase; protein product: MKFLNDLNEEQRKAVEYNAGPHMVVAGAGSGKTRVLTYKIAYLIEKGMEPESILALTFTNKAAREMKERIKALIGKKAEQLWMGTFHSILAKILRAESKYLNYKPNYSIYDREDSVSLVSNVMQNLNINLESLTPNGVQHRISHLKNQLILPEDFEKIMTNSLTDRKFLEIYKEYNKRLFENNAMDFDDLLIKPIELFRKEPKVLQKYKKMFKYILVDEYQDTNKAQYELLKLLSPPKDRICVVGDDAQSIYSWRGADIKNMLNFKKDFKDAKIFRLEQNYRSTKIILAAADSIIKNNTEQIAKTLWTENDNGEEITLIRATDEKDEAFQIAKRIKKEVSTRKISLSDIAIFYRLNSQSRVFEDIFRREGIPYKIVGGIEFYRRKEIKDIIAYLRVLSNPNDEESLLRIMNFPQRGIGNTSITKMIAFARKLNISLFTTMARVFEVIEVKERIQKNVKQFKLFLDKYIDLKNKLSLGELTSALIDELGILKIYKEENTPESLAHYENVQELISAIHDYCREHPNATLDDFLAEVSLVTSVDQYDEKSNAVTLMTVHSAKGLEFPIVFITGLEEDIFPLNPKFDSDSKLEEERRLFYVALTRAKQKVFLTYARSRYRFGEVAYQSRSRFIDELDKSTYTELYGPGSRRAGRRKAGANVEYDEYYQGSYDDYYEQERRSLRVGSRVSHAVFGIGKILAINGTGDMQKVTIAFEEHGTKQLLTKFANLKLI